A genomic region of Arachis hypogaea cultivar Tifrunner chromosome 5, arahy.Tifrunner.gnm2.J5K5, whole genome shotgun sequence contains the following coding sequences:
- the LOC112802913 gene encoding beta-carotene 3-hydroxylase 1, chloroplastic, with protein sequence MAAGLSAAIAWKPLLRPHHHHHNKHQSFNPHTPTPASFFRTHQKLATIKFTACVLMEDPKKTASSHVAESEKDEEETVVVYPQLVPPRVAERLARKKSERLTYLITAMMSSFGITSMAVFAVYYRFAWQFQGGEIPLSEMFGTFALSVGAAVGMEFWARWAHRALWHASLWHMHESHHRPRDGPFELNDVFAIINAVPAIALLSFGFFHKGLVPGLCFGAGLGITVFGMAYMFVHDGLVHRRFPVGPIANVPYFRRVAAAHKLHHSDKFNGVPYGLFLGPKEIEEVGGLEELEKEISRRTKSYNNNNNKNSS encoded by the exons ATGGCGGCAGGACTCTCCGCCGCAATTGCCTGGAAGCCCCTCCTCCgtccccaccaccaccaccacaacaaACACCAATCCTTCAATCCTCACACTCCAACGCCTGCTTCCTTCTTCAGAACACACCAGAAGCTCGCAACTATAAAGTTCACTGCCTGTGTTCTCATGGAGGACCCCAAGAAAACCGCCAGTAGCCACGTGGCGGAAAGCGAAAAGGACGAAGAAGAAACCGTTGTGGTTTATCCTCAGCTGGTTCCGCCACGTGTCGCGGAGAGATTGGCCAGGAAGAAATCGGAGAGATTAACGTACCTTATTACCGCCATGATGTCTAGCTTTGGCATCACTTCCATGGCGGTCTTCGCTGTTTATTATAGATTCGCATGGCAATTTCAG GGTGGAGAAATTCCATTGTCTGAAATGTTTGGCACATTTGCTCTCTCCGTTGGTGCTGCT GTGGGTATGGAATTTTGGGCTAGGTGGGCACACAGAGCTCTCTGGCATGCTTCCTTGTGGCACATGCATGag TCCCACCATAGACCAAGAGATGGACCCTTCGAATTGAACGATGTGTTTGCAATAATAAACGCTGTTCCTGCCATTGCTCTTCTCTCCTTCGGTTTCTTCCACAAAGGACTAGTCCCTGGCCTCTGCTTTGGTGCt GGTCTTGGAATCACAGTGTTTGGAATGGCTTACATGTTTGTGCACGATGGCTTGGTTCATAGGAGATTCCCTGTAGGTCCCATTGCCAATGTTCCCTACTTCAGAAGAGTTGCTGCTGCTCACAAA ctTCACCATTCGGACAAATTCAATGGGGTGCCATATGGCCTCTTTTTGGGACCAAAG GAAATTGAAGAAGTGGGAGGGTTAGAAGAGCTTGAGAAAGAGATTAGTAGGAGAACAAaatcttataataataataataataaaaatagttcaTGA
- the LOC112802914 gene encoding probable polygalacturonase has product MAIINMYAKCTNSYVVGFVCTILLLRSVAECREVNGVLENLEYPAISCRKHSASLIDFGGVGDGKTSNTKAFQYAIGNLSHYGSDGGALLVVPPGKWLTGSFNLTSHFTLFLHRDTIIVASQDESEWPELSVLPSYGRGRDAPDGRFSSLIFGTNLTDVVVTGYNGTIDGQGSYWWDKFHKGELKFTRPYMIEIMFSDHIQISNLTLINSPSWFVHPIYSSDIIIQGLTIAAPTDSPNTDGIDPDSCTNTRIEDCNIVSGDDCIAVKSGWDEYGIKFGMPSQHIVIRRLTCVSPDSAMIALGSEMSGGIQDVRAENLTAIDTESAVRIKTAVGRGGYVKDIFVKGMNLNNMKYVFWITGSYGSHADNDFDPKALPDISGINYRDVIADYCNYTAKLEGIPNDPFTGICISNVSTTNSDMKKLQWNCTDVEGVSSNVSPVPCELLSQKEEKKFDCPFPDEKLPIESVMLKTCSFKSV; this is encoded by the exons ATGGCAATCATCAACATGTATGCAAAATGCACAAACTCCTAT GTTGTTGGGTTTGTCTGCACAATTTTGTTGTTGAGATCAGTAGCAGAATGCAGAGAGGTCAATGGTGTATTGGAGAATCTTGAGTACCCTGCAATTAGTTGCAGAAAACACAGTGCAAGTTTGATTGATTTTGGTGGAGTTGGTGATGGCAAAACATCCAATACAAAGGCCTTTCAATATGCAATTGGGAACCTGAGCCATTATGGTTCTGATGGTGGAGCATTGCTTGTTGTGCCACCTGGGAAATGGTTAACAGGAAGCTTCAATCTCACTAGCCATTTCACTCTTTTTCTCCACCGTGACACTATCATCGTCGCGTCTCAG GATGAATCAGAATGGCCTGAACTTTCTGTGCTACCATCATATGGTAGAGGAAGAGATGCTCCTGATGGAAGATTTAGTAGTCTCATTTTTGGAACAAACCTCACTGATGTTGTAGTTACTG GTTATAATGGGACAATTGATGGACAAGGCTCTTATTGGTGGGATAAGTTTCATAAGGGTGAATTGAAATTTACTAGACCATATATGATTGAGATTATGTTCTCTGATCACATTCAGATATCAAATCTCACTTTGATCAACTCCCCATCTTGGTTTGTCCATCCAATTTACAGCAG TGACATCATAATTCAAGGACTCACCATTGCTGCACCAACTGACTCTCCCAACACAGATGGAATAGACcctg ATTCTTGTACCAATACAAGGATTGAAGACTGCAATATTGTCTCTGGTGATGATTGTATTGCAGTTAAGAGTGGTTGGGATGAGTATGGAATAAAATTTGGAATGCCAAGCCAACACATAGTAATTAGAAGGCTTACATGTGTATCCCCTGATAGTGCTATGATTGCATTAGGCAGTGAAATGTCTGGTGGAATCCAAGATGTTAGAGCCGAAAACCTCACTGCTATCGATACTGAATCGGCCGTTAGGATCAAAACTGCAGTTGGTAGAGGAGGATATGTTAAGGACATATTTGTTAAGGGAATGAACTTGAACAACATGAAATATGTGTTTTGGATAACAGGTTCTTATGGATCACACGCTGACAATGATTTTGATCCAAAAGCACTTCCTGATATTAGTGGCATAAACTATAGAGATGTCATAGCAGATTACTGCAATTATACAGCAAAACTTGAAGGGATTCCTAATGATCCTTTTACAGGAATCTGTATATCTAATGTGAGTACCACAAATAGTGACATGAAGAAATTGCAATGGAATTGCACTGATGTTGAAGGTGTTTCAAGCAATGTTAGTCCTGTCCCTTGTGAATTGCTATCACagaaggaagagaagaaattTGATTGTCCTTTTCCAGATGAAAAACTTCCCATTGAAAGTGTTATGTTGAAGACTTGTTCCTTTAAAAGTGTCTAA
- the LOC112802915 gene encoding probable serine/threonine-protein kinase At1g01540 produces MSAGASVVFFIDLHPLTNIDHCCFHQHHATFQNLRRTLEYLSSEDDLDDHDGAELLQSDSPEFKGVMCQHFQVEELEDATNGFAERNVIESGDNGTVYRGLLANNMKVVVKKLPCHSCQPEDSFASQVELTANAKHKRLVKLIGYSTNRTCRLLVSEYIDNGNLHKWLHEFQGSLSPLTWPIRLHILQAVAHGIAYLHEEVEPKIIHGSIKSRNILLDQQWNPKISDFGLFKLQSSNSSHSMSNFTESNDIYDFGILIMETISGRIPFPSHHSQPQVNNIGFMSDWF; encoded by the exons ATGTCTGCAGGCGCCTCAGTAGTGTTCTTCATAGATCTTCATCCCTTGACAAATATAGATCATTGTTGCTTTCATCAGCATCATGCAACTTTTCAGAACTTGAGAAGAACTCTTGAGTATTTATCAAGCGAAGATGATCTTGATGATCATGATGGTGCTGAGTTACTCCAATCTGACTCACCAGAGTTCAAAGGAGTTATGTGTCAGCACTTTCAGGTAGAGGAGTTAGAGGATGCTACAAATGGATTTGCTGAAAGAAATGTGATTGAAAGTGGGGACAATGGAACAGTTTATAGAGGTCTGTTAGCTAATAATATGAAGGTGGTTGTGAAGAAGCTACCTTGTCACAG TTGCCAACCTGAGGATTCTTTTGCTTCACAAGTGGAGTTAACTGCAAATGCCAAGCACAAGAGGCTTGTGAAATTGATAGGATACTCTACTAATAGAACTTGCAG GCTGTTAGTATCTGAATATATAGATAATGGAAATCTGCATAAATGGCTTCATGAATTTCAAGGATCACTGAGCCCTCTAACATGGCCTATCAGATTGCACATTCTACAAGCTGTTGCACATGG AATTGCATACCTTCATGAGGAAGTTGAACCAAAGATTATCCATGGCAGCATAAAATCTAGGAATATATTACTTGACCAACAATGGAATCCTAAGATCTCTGATTTTGGCCTTTTTAAGCTTCAAAGTTCTAACTCTAGTCACTCTATGAG TAACTTCACTGAGAGTAATGACATTTATGATTTCGGAATACTTATAATGGAGACTATATCAGGAAGGATTCCATTTCCATCACATCACAGTCAACCACAGGTAAACAATATTGGATTCATGAGCGATTGGTTTTGA
- the LOC112802916 gene encoding glutaminyl-peptide cyclotransferase isoform X2, whose product MGARSLKKKRHGEHLAAPQASSMAAAANSPPRRNKARRPYATVSVLLSGVLFVSVAALLFISSNKWRAFGNYVSYEMVNVVNEFPHDPEAFTQGLLYAGNDTLFESTGLYGRSSVRRVALHTGKVEELQRMGDSLFGEGLTLLDKRLFQVTWLQKVGFIYDQKTLGEVWTFNHEMKDGWGLATDGKVLFGSDGSSTLYQLDPRTFKALSKHTIYYKDQQVYNLNELEYIDGEVWANVFTTDCIVRISPNDGRVLGWILLPNLRKGLIDAGYTAIDVLNGIAWDRQQKRIFVTGKLWPKLYEIKVIPINKPIDEGIIEQLCLRQPFKFT is encoded by the exons ATGGGAGCCAGATcgctgaagaagaagaggcacgGTGAACATCTCGCAGCGCCACAAGCTTCTTCCATGGCGGCTGCTGCTAATTCTCCCCCACGCCGCAATAAGGCTCGTCGTCCTTACGCCACTGTCTCCGTACTTCTCTCGGGGGTTCTCTTTGTTTCCGTCGCGGCTCTCTTGTTCATTTCGTCGAACAAGTGGCGCGCATTCGGAAATTATGTTTCCTATGAGATGGTCAACGTGGTCAACGAGTTCCCTCACGACCCAGAAGCCTTCACCCAg GGCCTTCTTTATGCTGGAAATGACACCTTATTTGAATCTACTGGTTTATATGGCAGG TCATCTGTCCGAAGAGTTGCTCTTCATACAGGCAAG GTGGAGGAGCTTCAGAGGATGGGTGATTCTTTATTTGGAGAAGGTTTAACTCTACTTGATAAAAG GCTGTTCCAAGTAACTTGGCTGCAGAAAGTTGGTTTCATATATGACCAGAAAACTTTAGGCGAAGTTT GGACATTCAATCATGAGATGAAAGATGGTTGGGGTCTGGCGACTGATGGAAAGGTCCTCTTTGGAAGTGATGGCAGTTCAACATTGTATCAACTTGACCCTCGAACATTTAAAG CTTTATCAAAGCATACTATCTACTATAAGGATCAGCAAGTGTATAATCTCAATGAATTGGAATATATAGATGGTGAAGTTTGGGCGAATGTTTTTACA ACCGATTGTATTGTAAGAATCTCTCCGAATGATGGCCGTGTTCTTGGATGGATTCTCCTCCCAAATTTAAG GAAAGGACTAATTGATGCCGGGTATACT GCTATTGATGTTTTGAATGGGATAGCATGGGATCGTCAGCAGAAAAGAATTTTTG TGACTGGAAAATTGTGGCCAAAGCTGTATGAAATCAAGGTTATTCCTATAAATAAACCCATTGATGAAGGGATCATTGAGCAGCTTTGCTTGCGTCAGCCATTCAAATTTACATAA
- the LOC112802916 gene encoding glutaminyl-peptide cyclotransferase isoform X1 produces the protein MGARSLKKKRHGEHLAAPQASSMAAAANSPPRRNKARRPYATVSVLLSGVLFVSVAALLFISSNKWRAFGNYVSYEMVNVVNEFPHDPEAFTQGLLYAGNDTLFESTGLYGRSSVRRVALHTGKVEELQRMGDSLFGEGLTLLDKRLFQVTWLQKVGFIYDQKTLGELGTFNHEMKDGWGLATDGKVLFGSDGSSTLYQLDPRTFKALSKHTIYYKDQQVYNLNELEYIDGEVWANVFTTDCIVRISPNDGRVLGWILLPNLRKGLIDAGYTAIDVLNGIAWDRQQKRIFVTGKLWPKLYEIKVIPINKPIDEGIIEQLCLRQPFKFT, from the exons ATGGGAGCCAGATcgctgaagaagaagaggcacgGTGAACATCTCGCAGCGCCACAAGCTTCTTCCATGGCGGCTGCTGCTAATTCTCCCCCACGCCGCAATAAGGCTCGTCGTCCTTACGCCACTGTCTCCGTACTTCTCTCGGGGGTTCTCTTTGTTTCCGTCGCGGCTCTCTTGTTCATTTCGTCGAACAAGTGGCGCGCATTCGGAAATTATGTTTCCTATGAGATGGTCAACGTGGTCAACGAGTTCCCTCACGACCCAGAAGCCTTCACCCAg GGCCTTCTTTATGCTGGAAATGACACCTTATTTGAATCTACTGGTTTATATGGCAGG TCATCTGTCCGAAGAGTTGCTCTTCATACAGGCAAG GTGGAGGAGCTTCAGAGGATGGGTGATTCTTTATTTGGAGAAGGTTTAACTCTACTTGATAAAAG GCTGTTCCAAGTAACTTGGCTGCAGAAAGTTGGTTTCATATATGACCAGAAAACTTTAGGCGAA TTAGGGACATTCAATCATGAGATGAAAGATGGTTGGGGTCTGGCGACTGATGGAAAGGTCCTCTTTGGAAGTGATGGCAGTTCAACATTGTATCAACTTGACCCTCGAACATTTAAAG CTTTATCAAAGCATACTATCTACTATAAGGATCAGCAAGTGTATAATCTCAATGAATTGGAATATATAGATGGTGAAGTTTGGGCGAATGTTTTTACA ACCGATTGTATTGTAAGAATCTCTCCGAATGATGGCCGTGTTCTTGGATGGATTCTCCTCCCAAATTTAAG GAAAGGACTAATTGATGCCGGGTATACT GCTATTGATGTTTTGAATGGGATAGCATGGGATCGTCAGCAGAAAAGAATTTTTG TGACTGGAAAATTGTGGCCAAAGCTGTATGAAATCAAGGTTATTCCTATAAATAAACCCATTGATGAAGGGATCATTGAGCAGCTTTGCTTGCGTCAGCCATTCAAATTTACATAA